The Oscillospiraceae bacterium genome contains a region encoding:
- a CDS encoding glycosyl transferase, whose product MKVALVHDWLVTAGGAEKVLWQLHLLFPEAPIYTLVYDPECGKGMFRDCDVRTTYLQKIPGATKLYKNMLTLMPAAWEQLDLSEYDLVISSCSSCCKGVITRPDAVHICYCHTPTRYVWDFYYQYLKNAGFLKKLVMPHMIHKMKIWDQLAANRVDYFIANSNYIAKRIEKYYRREAATIYPPVHINDYPVAEQADDYYLVVSRFVYYKRIDLAIGACNQLGKRLVIIGGGDEEKKLRAMAGPTIQFAGRVSDEEMMRYYVKAKAFLFPGEEDFGITPVEAQSAGCPVIAYGRGGALETVLEGKTGLFFEAQTVDSLVCCIRDFERDGVEYTRKGIRNHSLKFDETRFKKEIESECVKRMGKGSIGC is encoded by the coding sequence ATGAAGGTCGCTCTTGTTCATGATTGGCTCGTAACGGCCGGCGGCGCCGAAAAAGTATTGTGGCAGCTTCACCTGCTTTTTCCCGAGGCCCCTATTTATACCTTGGTGTACGATCCCGAATGTGGAAAGGGGATGTTCCGGGATTGCGATGTGCGCACGACCTATTTGCAAAAGATCCCTGGGGCCACAAAGCTTTATAAAAACATGCTGACCCTTATGCCGGCGGCGTGGGAACAGCTTGATCTGTCGGAATACGATCTGGTTATCAGCAGCTGTTCCAGCTGCTGCAAAGGTGTGATCACCCGGCCAGACGCCGTGCATATTTGTTATTGCCACACCCCCACGAGATACGTTTGGGACTTTTATTATCAGTATTTGAAAAATGCAGGTTTTCTGAAAAAGCTGGTTATGCCTCACATGATCCACAAAATGAAAATTTGGGATCAGCTTGCGGCCAACCGTGTGGATTATTTTATTGCCAACAGCAATTACATTGCAAAGAGAATTGAAAAGTATTACCGGCGCGAGGCGGCTACCATTTACCCGCCAGTGCATATCAACGATTACCCCGTGGCGGAACAAGCAGATGATTATTATTTGGTCGTTTCGCGGTTCGTTTATTACAAGCGGATCGACCTGGCGATCGGGGCCTGCAATCAACTTGGGAAAAGGCTTGTGATCATTGGCGGCGGCGACGAAGAAAAGAAACTGCGCGCAATGGCCGGACCCACCATTCAATTTGCAGGGCGTGTGAGCGATGAAGAGATGATGCGGTATTACGTAAAGGCAAAAGCCTTTTTATTCCCTGGAGAAGAGGACTTTGGGATCACCCCCGTAGAGGCCCAAAGCGCGGGCTGCCCGGTGATCGCGTATGGCCGGGGCGGCGCGCTGGAAACGGTGTTGGAGGGAAAAACGGGGCTCTTTTTTGAAGCCCAAACAGTGGATAGCCTCGTGTGCTGCATCCGGGATTTTGAACGTGATGGGGTGGAGTATACGAGAAAGGGGATACGAAACCACAGTTTGAAGTTTGACGAAACCAGATTCAAAAAGGAAATTGAGAGCGAATGTGTAAAAAGAATGGGAAAAGGATCGATTGGCTGCTAA
- a CDS encoding alpha-1,2-fucosyltransferase → MFVIKIQGGLGNQISQYAFSRLIQKHYPNQVVALDVTWCEYNAPGFELIQAFKADHLDYKLASKQDLYHVTGQRDYGCPGKTIAVKVWNRMVRGFQKLSGKQPIFTQKIESGYPEQKDVFCLDENRSWYLDGFWHNYDYTEILPQLRQELVYAPWEEPSFLKQAEQMEETSSIGVHIRLGDYVGTNRDILLNSNYYKDAISFMAKGLKEPLVFVFSNNQEQAEKYIDSLQLPYEFKIVDEGNRPAYTDMILIGACKNKVCANSTYSYWAALLSKNGGNITIPEYYTQERKMWTNALCKTVNLKAQFMV, encoded by the coding sequence ATGTTTGTTATCAAGATTCAGGGTGGATTGGGAAATCAAATTTCTCAATACGCTTTTTCCAGGCTGATACAAAAGCATTATCCAAATCAGGTCGTTGCCCTGGATGTTACCTGGTGCGAATATAACGCACCGGGGTTTGAATTGATACAAGCATTTAAGGCGGATCATTTGGACTATAAGCTTGCTTCGAAGCAGGATCTTTATCACGTAACTGGACAGAGAGATTATGGATGCCCAGGTAAAACAATCGCGGTGAAAGTGTGGAATAGAATGGTTCGTGGTTTTCAGAAACTTAGCGGAAAACAGCCGATCTTCACACAAAAAATAGAATCGGGATATCCTGAGCAAAAGGATGTTTTTTGCTTGGATGAAAACAGAAGCTGGTATTTGGACGGGTTTTGGCACAACTATGATTACACCGAAATATTGCCGCAATTAAGGCAAGAACTTGTATATGCTCCATGGGAGGAGCCTTCGTTTTTGAAACAGGCGGAACAGATGGAGGAAACCTCTTCGATTGGAGTACATATCCGGTTGGGAGATTATGTTGGCACCAATCGTGATATTTTGCTGAACAGCAACTATTATAAAGATGCTATTTCGTTCATGGCAAAAGGGTTAAAAGAACCATTGGTTTTTGTTTTCTCCAACAATCAGGAGCAGGCGGAAAAGTATATAGATTCACTGCAATTGCCTTATGAGTTCAAGATCGTGGATGAGGGAAACCGCCCAGCTTACACAGACATGATTTTGATCGGAGCATGTAAAAATAAAGTGTGCGCCAATTCCACATACAGTTATTGGGCAGCGCTTTTGAGCAAAAACGGGGGAAATATTACTATTCCTGAATATTACACACAAGAGCGGAAAATGTGGACAAACGCCCTGTGCAAAACCGTAAACCTTAAAGCCCAATTTATGGTTTGA
- a CDS encoding carnitine transporter: protein MKHPIWKQVDWCTTILPLAGVVGLSALFMAMPEQSTLVLDAIRGFLGNELGIYYILIGIASLLVTVYMAFSRFGRIRLGKGEKTEYSNFQWGTMIFTSTMAADILFYSCIEWALYANEPQIVEAGGVQIWAPTYPLFHWGPIAWSFYIVLAVAFGFMLHVRGRNKQKFSEACRPFLGLKVDGFIGKIIDLVAIFALLAGTATTFSLATPLLSDVLAHMINKPSSIALSIGILILIAVVYTITVLFGMTGISRLAGICTYLFFALLGYVLFAGGETIYILETGVTAVGNMIQNFVGMATWMDPLRENSFPQNWTIYYWAYWMVWCVATPFFIGKISKGRTIRNVVLGGYGWGIAGTYVSFIILGNYGLAQQMRHGMNFSGSLAEGNSMYTVIIQIFDTLPLPLLALLLLMITMIAFYSTTFDALTMVISSYSYKELPPKEEPDKKVRTFWAILFILFPIALIFAKNSLNSLQSVSIIAAFPIGIIVILIVISFFWDAEKYLAEQRKSKKTDDSM from the coding sequence ATGAAACATCCAATATGGAAACAGGTGGACTGGTGCACTACAATATTGCCGCTGGCAGGTGTAGTTGGCCTTTCCGCTCTGTTCATGGCAATGCCGGAGCAGTCGACATTGGTCTTGGATGCGATTCGTGGCTTTTTGGGAAATGAACTTGGCATCTATTATATTTTAATTGGAATTGCTTCGTTACTGGTAACGGTCTATATGGCGTTTTCTCGCTTTGGACGAATCCGTTTGGGAAAAGGGGAAAAAACAGAATACAGCAATTTTCAATGGGGAACAATGATTTTTACGTCCACTATGGCGGCGGATATTTTATTTTACTCTTGCATTGAATGGGCGCTGTATGCAAATGAACCCCAAATTGTGGAGGCGGGAGGCGTTCAAATTTGGGCACCCACCTACCCGTTGTTTCATTGGGGACCGATTGCATGGAGCTTTTATATCGTTTTGGCGGTAGCGTTTGGTTTTATGCTACATGTGCGCGGGCGTAACAAGCAAAAGTTTTCAGAGGCTTGCCGCCCGTTCCTTGGCCTAAAAGTTGATGGTTTTATAGGCAAAATTATTGACTTGGTAGCAATATTTGCGCTGCTTGCTGGTACGGCTACAACCTTTTCGCTTGCAACACCACTGCTGTCGGATGTACTAGCGCATATGATAAACAAACCTTCATCCATTGCCCTTTCGATAGGAATATTGATTCTAATTGCGGTGGTCTATACAATTACAGTTTTATTTGGAATGACAGGTATTTCCCGTTTGGCGGGCATTTGTACATATTTGTTTTTTGCATTGCTCGGGTACGTTCTATTTGCTGGCGGTGAAACGATATATATTTTGGAAACCGGAGTGACAGCAGTAGGAAATATGATTCAAAATTTTGTTGGAATGGCGACTTGGATGGACCCGTTAAGGGAAAACTCATTCCCTCAAAATTGGACAATCTATTATTGGGCCTATTGGATGGTATGGTGTGTTGCAACTCCGTTCTTTATTGGAAAAATCAGCAAAGGCCGCACAATAAGAAATGTGGTTCTCGGAGGATACGGATGGGGCATTGCAGGAACATATGTGTCTTTTATTATACTTGGGAATTATGGTTTAGCGCAGCAAATGCGGCATGGAATGAATTTTTCCGGCAGCCTTGCTGAAGGTAATTCAATGTATACAGTTATTATCCAAATATTTGATACCCTACCGTTACCGTTACTGGCGCTTCTACTGCTTATGATAACAATGATTGCATTTTATTCCACGACGTTCGATGCATTAACAATGGTAATTTCCAGTTACTCATACAAAGAATTACCGCCGAAGGAAGAGCCGGATAAAAAGGTGCGTACATTTTGGGCGATTCTTTTTATCCTTTTTCCGATTGCGCTTATTTTTGCAAAAAATTCACTTAACAGCTTACAAAGTGTTTCTATTATAGCGGCTTTTCCCATAGGTATTATTGTAATTTTAATTGTTATCTCCTTTTTTTGGGATGCAGAAAAGTATTTAGCGGAGCAGCGGAAAAGTAAAAAGACAGATGACAGCATGTGA
- the gmd gene encoding GDP-mannose 4,6-dehydratase, translating to MKKALITGITGQDGSYLAELLLEKGYEVHGLLRRASISNTGRIDHLIRQNQLHLHYGDLSDSSSVMRVLAESRPDEIYNLGAQSHVAISFEAPEYCGDVVALGVLRILEAVRMLGIEKTCRIYQASTSELFGRVVEVPQRESTPFHPYSPYAVAKQYGFWIVKEYREAYGMFAVNGILFNHESERRGENFVTRKITLAAGRIACGLQDRLYLGNLDSKRDWGYAKDYVECMWLMLQHDKPEDFVIATGVQHTVREFTTLAFHYDGIELEWQGSGMEEKGVDRRSGKVMVEVSKEFYRPTDVVDLWGDPTKARTVLGWDPLQTPYEELVRRMARNDLYLAKEKAAGAAK from the coding sequence ATGAAAAAAGCTTTAATTACCGGTATCACCGGTCAGGACGGAAGCTATTTAGCTGAACTTTTGCTTGAAAAGGGCTATGAGGTACATGGTCTTTTACGCCGCGCATCCATCAGCAATACCGGCCGGATCGACCATTTAATCCGGCAAAACCAATTACATCTTCATTATGGAGATCTTTCCGATTCCTCCAGTGTGATGAGAGTGCTCGCCGAGAGTCGGCCGGATGAAATTTACAACCTGGGTGCACAGAGCCATGTGGCGATCAGCTTTGAAGCGCCGGAATACTGCGGTGACGTGGTGGCGTTGGGGGTGTTGCGCATCCTGGAAGCGGTGCGGATGTTGGGCATAGAAAAGACCTGCCGTATTTATCAGGCTTCCACAAGCGAACTGTTTGGCCGTGTGGTGGAAGTGCCCCAGCGGGAAAGCACGCCTTTCCACCCTTACAGCCCTTATGCGGTAGCAAAGCAGTATGGTTTTTGGATTGTGAAGGAGTACCGCGAGGCCTACGGCATGTTCGCTGTTAACGGTATCCTGTTCAACCATGAGTCAGAGCGGCGCGGCGAAAATTTTGTAACCCGTAAGATCACGTTGGCAGCGGGGCGCATCGCCTGCGGCCTGCAGGACAGGCTGTATTTGGGGAACCTGGACAGCAAGCGGGACTGGGGTTATGCGAAAGATTATGTGGAGTGCATGTGGCTGATGCTCCAGCACGATAAGCCGGAAGATTTCGTAATTGCTACCGGAGTGCAGCATACTGTGCGCGAATTCACTACGCTGGCTTTTCATTACGACGGCATCGAGCTCGAATGGCAAGGCAGCGGGATGGAGGAAAAGGGCGTCGACAGAAGGAGCGGCAAGGTAATGGTAGAGGTCAGTAAAGAGTTCTACCGTCCGACGGATGTGGTGGACTTATGGGGCGACCCGACGAAAGCCCGAACAGTGTTGGGGTGGGATCCGCTGCAAACGCCCTATGAAGAACTGGTGCGCCGGATGGCAAGGAATGATTTGTACTTGGCGAAGGAAAAAGCCGCGGGGGCTGCGAAGTAA
- a CDS encoding CDP-4-keto-6-deoxy-D-glucose-3-dehydrase, which produces MQYKLCDDPWGREEIAAIQSVIDSGMYTMGQKVQRYEQEFALKFGARYAVMVSSGSTANLLAIAALVYSKRLPKGSEVIVPAVSWSTTYAPLEQYGMKLVFADIDKDTLNVSIEALKNAITEKTRMIFLVNLLGNPNQFDEIFRLVKEKDILVLEDNCESLGAEYKGKKLGTLGLMGTYSTFYSHHMCTMEGGMVVTEDQELYEYMLAIRAHGWTRNLPENSSIYQKKENLFYESFNFIVPGYNLRPLEMEGAIGTEQLKKIDGMIAQRKANAAYFKEKMQPFANIRLQKEIATSSWFGFSLVLEKELQGKRDLLVEKLRQAQIEVRPIVAGNFTRNKVIEFMDYTIPFPLTNADDIHDNGFFIGNHSKSNFMEIDYFVEVLKLALKEV; this is translated from the coding sequence ATGCAATATAAATTGTGCGACGACCCTTGGGGACGGGAAGAGATCGCGGCGATTCAATCCGTAATAGATTCAGGAATGTATACAATGGGCCAAAAAGTTCAGCGATACGAGCAAGAGTTTGCCCTTAAATTTGGGGCAAGGTATGCAGTGATGGTGAGTTCCGGCTCGACAGCTAACCTTTTGGCAATTGCTGCACTTGTTTATTCGAAACGCCTTCCCAAGGGTTCGGAAGTAATTGTGCCGGCGGTCTCCTGGAGCACAACCTATGCGCCTTTGGAACAGTATGGGATGAAGCTGGTCTTTGCTGATATTGACAAAGATACATTGAATGTCAGCATTGAAGCTTTAAAAAATGCAATTACAGAGAAAACGAGAATGATTTTTCTGGTTAATCTTCTGGGAAACCCAAACCAATTTGATGAGATTTTTAGGCTGGTGAAAGAAAAAGACATTTTGGTGCTGGAAGACAATTGCGAATCTTTGGGAGCAGAGTACAAAGGGAAAAAACTTGGAACCTTGGGATTGATGGGAACTTACTCCACTTTTTATTCTCACCACATGTGTACGATGGAAGGCGGAATGGTGGTAACGGAAGACCAGGAGTTATATGAATACATGCTTGCAATCCGCGCACATGGATGGACACGAAATTTACCTGAAAACAGCAGTATTTATCAAAAAAAAGAAAACCTCTTTTATGAAAGTTTCAACTTTATTGTACCAGGATATAATCTTCGCCCTCTGGAAATGGAAGGGGCAATTGGAACCGAACAGCTGAAAAAAATAGATGGGATGATTGCCCAAAGAAAAGCAAACGCGGCCTATTTCAAAGAAAAAATGCAGCCGTTTGCAAATATTCGACTGCAAAAAGAAATAGCGACATCTTCTTGGTTCGGCTTTTCGTTAGTGCTGGAAAAAGAACTGCAGGGAAAACGCGATTTGTTGGTGGAGAAGCTGCGTCAAGCGCAAATCGAAGTGCGGCCGATCGTGGCGGGAAACTTCACACGAAATAAAGTGATCGAGTTTATGGATTATACGATCCCATTTCCACTGACCAACGCGGACGATATTCATGACAACGGCTTTTTTATAGGGAATCATTCAAAAAGTAATTTTATGGAAATTGATTATTTCGTCGAAGTTTTAAAGTTAGCCTTAAAAGAGGTTTAA
- the fcl gene encoding GDP-L-fucose synthase — protein MDKQAKIYVAGHRGMAGQAISRALIDQGYRNILGRSSQELDLRNQVETESFFQQERPQVVILAAAKVGGIMANMQSPADFLYDNLLIEANVIHSAYKFGAEKLLFLASSCIYPRLAPQPMKEEYLMDGKVEPTNEGYAIAKIAGLKLCEMYNKQYKTNYISVMPCNLYGYNDNFDPIRSHVVPGLIQKIHHAKVANAPAVEIWGTGHARRELLFSEDMADACVYLLENYSGNEFFNVGTGTDISIKELAQLICKIVGYTGDLIFDTSHPDGMPQKLMDVTKLRDFGWSCRTSLEAGLRKTYKWYLENIHNRKER, from the coding sequence ATGGATAAGCAAGCGAAAATTTATGTAGCCGGGCATCGCGGAATGGCAGGGCAAGCTATATCCAGAGCGCTGATTGATCAAGGATATAGGAATATTTTGGGCAGAAGTTCCCAAGAACTGGATTTGCGGAACCAGGTTGAAACAGAATCGTTTTTTCAGCAAGAGCGGCCTCAGGTTGTAATTTTAGCCGCGGCTAAAGTTGGCGGAATTATGGCAAATATGCAATCGCCTGCGGACTTCTTATATGACAATTTACTTATCGAGGCAAATGTAATCCATAGCGCATATAAATTTGGCGCGGAAAAATTGTTGTTTCTTGCATCAAGCTGCATTTACCCCCGCCTTGCCCCTCAGCCAATGAAAGAAGAATATTTGATGGACGGGAAGGTGGAACCTACCAATGAAGGCTATGCAATTGCAAAAATTGCAGGATTAAAGCTTTGTGAAATGTACAATAAGCAATATAAAACGAATTACATCAGTGTGATGCCATGTAATTTATATGGCTATAACGACAATTTTGACCCAATCCGATCTCATGTTGTACCGGGGTTGATTCAAAAGATACATCATGCAAAAGTTGCGAACGCTCCTGCAGTGGAAATTTGGGGAACTGGGCATGCCCGCAGGGAATTGTTGTTTTCAGAAGATATGGCAGACGCCTGTGTGTATTTACTAGAAAACTATTCTGGAAATGAATTTTTCAATGTGGGAACTGGTACAGATATCAGCATTAAGGAGCTGGCCCAATTGATATGTAAAATTGTGGGTTACACAGGAGATTTGATTTTTGATACCAGTCACCCGGATGGAATGCCCCAGAAATTGATGGATGTAACAAAATTAAGGGATTTTGGCTGGAGCTGTCGAACTTCGTTGGAGGCGGGACTGCGAAAAACATATAAGTGGTATCTAGAAAATATTCACAATCGAAAAGAGCGATGA
- a CDS encoding mannose-1-phosphate guanylyltransferase, which translates to MNIILLSGGSGKRLWPLSNDVRSKQFLKVLKCNNGGYESMVQRVYRQIKTAAPDARVTIATGKKQVSSIVNQLGDKVSVCVEPARRDTFPAIALAGAYLASEKGVLPNEAVVVCPVDPYTEEEYFFALQQLAKEAEQGEDNLYLLGVEPTYPSEKYGYILPGVQRGNCRRVDAFKEKPTKEQAEEYIRQGALWNCGVFAFRLGYLLEIARRYVQFENYGELYARYEQLEKISFDYAVVEKERRIACMKYSGMWKDIGTWNTLAEEMAEPTIGNVILDEHCENTAVINELSVPVLCMGIKNAVVAVSGDGILVSDRQASSYIKPYVDKLEGQAMYAEKSWGSFTVLDAQEHCMVIKVLLRPGHQLTYHTHEHRDEVWTIVAGTGHTIVDGMKQTVRPGDVVTMAAGCRHTIHAETELQLVETQIGAEIDAADKQKFDLEEELK; encoded by the coding sequence ATGAATATTATCCTTCTTTCAGGCGGCAGCGGTAAGCGCTTGTGGCCACTATCGAATGACGTGCGATCTAAACAATTCTTAAAAGTTCTAAAGTGCAATAACGGCGGGTATGAGTCCATGGTGCAGCGCGTGTACCGCCAGATCAAAACGGCGGCGCCGGATGCCCGGGTCACGATCGCCACAGGTAAAAAACAGGTAAGCAGCATTGTGAACCAGCTGGGCGATAAGGTTTCGGTCTGTGTGGAACCCGCACGGCGCGACACCTTTCCGGCGATCGCGCTGGCCGGCGCATACCTTGCGAGCGAAAAGGGCGTTTTGCCCAACGAGGCCGTTGTGGTGTGCCCGGTGGACCCGTATACGGAGGAGGAATATTTTTTTGCGCTGCAGCAGCTTGCAAAAGAGGCGGAACAGGGAGAAGACAATCTGTATCTTTTGGGCGTGGAACCCACGTACCCCTCGGAAAAGTACGGGTATATCCTGCCGGGGGTACAGCGGGGAAATTGCCGAAGGGTAGACGCTTTTAAAGAAAAACCTACAAAAGAACAGGCAGAAGAATACATTCGGCAGGGCGCGCTGTGGAATTGCGGGGTGTTCGCTTTTCGGCTGGGATATCTGCTGGAAATTGCGCGCCGGTATGTGCAGTTTGAGAATTACGGCGAGCTGTATGCCCGGTATGAACAGCTGGAAAAGATCAGCTTTGATTATGCGGTGGTGGAAAAAGAACGCAGGATCGCCTGCATGAAGTACAGCGGCATGTGGAAGGACATCGGCACCTGGAACACCCTTGCGGAAGAGATGGCGGAGCCCACCATTGGGAATGTGATTCTGGATGAACACTGCGAAAATACCGCGGTCATTAATGAACTGAGCGTGCCGGTGCTGTGTATGGGAATCAAAAATGCGGTGGTGGCAGTGAGCGGCGACGGGATCCTGGTGAGCGACAGACAAGCAAGCTCCTATATCAAGCCTTATGTGGACAAGCTGGAAGGGCAGGCGATGTATGCGGAAAAATCCTGGGGGAGTTTTACGGTGCTGGACGCCCAGGAGCACTGCATGGTCATCAAGGTGCTGCTTCGGCCGGGGCATCAGCTCACATACCACACCCATGAACACCGCGATGAGGTATGGACCATCGTGGCAGGGACAGGTCATACGATCGTGGACGGCATGAAGCAGACCGTTCGCCCGGGAGATGTGGTGACAATGGCAGCAGGATGCAGGCACACCATTCACGCCGAAACGGAGCTGCAGCTGGTCGAGACGCAGATCGGTGCGGAGATCGACGCGGCGGACAAACAGAAATTCGATTTAGAGGAAGAATTGAAATGA
- the pgm_1 gene encoding phosphoglucomutase — translation MSEWRQEALRWLAQPELPGELREELESVLESETELADRFYRDLAFGTGGLRGVLGAGTNRMNLYTVGKATQGLANYLKAATAPCGPVAIAHDSRINSRLFAVYTGRVLAANGITAYLYPRLEPTPALSWAVRALGCSAGVCVTASHNPAQYNGYKVYGPDGCQITTEAARAIQQAIDKVDCLNGVKFVLEKQARAEGRLRDIPESVLEKFIEAVYEQRAAVDRQANLKVVYTPLNGAGRECVLRILKKIGLTDVTVVPEQEWPDGSFPTCPYPNPEIREALHKGLELCEKEAPDLLLATDPDCDRAGAAVRHNGEYVLLTGNEVGVLLLDFLCRTRRAAGTMPEKPVAVTTIVSTDMADAVAEQYGVELRRTLTGFKFIGEQIGALERQGGADRFLFGFEESYGYLSGGHVRDKDAVNAAMLICQMAAYYKAAHMDLVQALQALYEQFGCYQNSLHSFAFEGQQGNGRMQKIMQGFRSHPPEEVGGLRVTAMADYAAGLNGLPRADVLELRLEGGAKAMVRPSGTEPKMKVYLFAHEKSREQAQKTLNRMLEGISRYLQ, via the coding sequence ATGAGCGAATGGAGGCAGGAGGCGCTCCGGTGGCTTGCGCAGCCGGAGCTTCCCGGGGAGCTTCGGGAGGAACTGGAGAGCGTTCTGGAAAGCGAGACGGAGCTGGCGGATCGTTTTTACCGGGATCTTGCATTTGGGACCGGGGGCTTGCGGGGCGTATTGGGCGCGGGCACGAACCGAATGAACCTTTATACGGTGGGAAAGGCCACGCAGGGGCTGGCAAATTATCTGAAGGCTGCCACAGCGCCCTGCGGGCCGGTTGCAATTGCCCACGACAGCAGAATCAATTCCCGCCTCTTTGCGGTATATACGGGCCGCGTTTTGGCGGCAAACGGGATCACCGCGTACCTGTATCCCCGGCTGGAACCCACGCCGGCTCTTTCCTGGGCGGTGCGGGCGCTGGGCTGCAGCGCGGGCGTGTGCGTTACGGCCAGCCATAACCCAGCCCAATACAACGGGTATAAAGTATATGGCCCGGACGGCTGCCAGATCACGACGGAGGCGGCCCGCGCGATCCAGCAGGCGATCGACAAGGTGGATTGCCTGAACGGGGTGAAGTTCGTGCTCGAAAAGCAGGCCCGAGCCGAAGGCCGCCTGCGGGACATCCCCGAATCCGTTCTGGAGAAATTTATAGAAGCGGTTTACGAACAGCGTGCCGCAGTTGACCGGCAGGCAAATTTGAAAGTGGTGTATACCCCCCTGAACGGGGCAGGCCGGGAGTGCGTGCTGCGCATTTTAAAAAAGATCGGACTCACGGATGTGACGGTGGTGCCGGAACAGGAATGGCCAGACGGAAGCTTTCCGACCTGCCCTTACCCAAACCCGGAGATCCGGGAAGCGCTGCACAAGGGATTGGAGCTGTGTGAAAAAGAAGCGCCCGATCTGCTGCTCGCCACGGATCCGGACTGCGACCGGGCAGGAGCCGCGGTGAGGCATAACGGGGAATACGTGCTTTTGACAGGCAATGAGGTGGGTGTTTTGCTGCTGGATTTTTTGTGCAGGACGCGCCGGGCAGCCGGAACAATGCCCGAAAAGCCGGTAGCGGTCACTACCATTGTGTCGACCGATATGGCGGACGCCGTTGCGGAACAGTATGGGGTAGAGCTGCGCCGCACCCTGACCGGGTTTAAGTTCATTGGCGAGCAGATCGGAGCCCTGGAACGCCAGGGGGGCGCAGACCGCTTTTTATTCGGCTTTGAGGAGAGCTACGGCTATTTGTCGGGCGGGCACGTGCGCGACAAGGATGCGGTCAACGCAGCCATGCTGATCTGCCAGATGGCCGCGTATTACAAGGCCGCGCATATGGATCTGGTACAGGCACTGCAGGCGCTGTATGAACAGTTTGGCTGCTACCAGAACAGTTTGCACAGTTTTGCCTTTGAAGGGCAGCAGGGAAACGGCAGGATGCAAAAAATCATGCAGGGCTTCCGGAGCCACCCCCCTGAAGAGGTGGGAGGCTTGCGGGTGACAGCAATGGCGGACTATGCAGCCGGGTTGAACGGCCTGCCCCGGGCGGATGTTTTGGAGCTGCGGCTGGAGGGGGGCGCCAAAGCAATGGTTCGCCCCAGCGGAACCGAGCCCAAGATGAAGGTGTATTTGTTTGCGCATGAAAAGAGCAGGGAACAGGCACAGAAAACCTTAAACAGAATGCTGGAGGGGATCTCCCGGTATCTCCAATAA
- the pmi gene encoding mannose-6-phosphate isomerase encodes MEPFLLCPAWKDYLWGGTKLKKEYGKQFAADRVAESWECSVHPSGESVIAGGAYQGLPLGKFLAKFPQALGTHGQGMAGLPILMKLIDAEQDLSVQVHPDDSFALRNEGEPGKTEMWVILQADPGATLVYGFSHDVNEDFVRKAIQKNTLMDHLQRVQVHEGDVFLIEPGTIHAIGGGVLLAEVQESSNITYRVYDYGRRDQSGNLRELHVEKALAVMDFHAAKNIRRQQRIVKHIPGLASELVGRCRYFQVERLVTQHQCTLRQSNDTFYVLMVLNGQGKLGTENTELRLHKGNTVFAPAREGVLKIEGRLELLLVKI; translated from the coding sequence TTGGAACCTTTTCTTCTTTGCCCCGCATGGAAGGACTACCTGTGGGGCGGGACAAAACTAAAAAAAGAATATGGCAAACAATTTGCAGCGGACCGTGTTGCGGAGAGCTGGGAGTGTTCTGTGCACCCAAGCGGCGAAAGCGTTATTGCCGGCGGAGCGTATCAAGGCCTTCCCCTGGGGAAATTCCTGGCGAAATTTCCGCAGGCGCTGGGAACGCACGGCCAGGGAATGGCGGGGCTGCCGATCCTGATGAAACTCATCGATGCGGAACAGGATCTGTCGGTACAAGTACACCCGGACGATTCGTTTGCACTGCGGAACGAGGGGGAACCGGGGAAAACCGAGATGTGGGTGATCTTGCAGGCGGACCCCGGCGCCACATTGGTGTATGGGTTTTCACACGATGTGAATGAGGACTTTGTGCGGAAAGCCATTCAAAAGAATACCCTGATGGATCATTTGCAGAGAGTACAGGTGCACGAAGGGGATGTGTTCCTGATCGAGCCGGGCACGATTCACGCGATCGGCGGCGGGGTGCTTTTGGCAGAGGTGCAGGAAAGTTCAAATATTACTTATCGGGTTTACGATTATGGGCGCAGGGATCAAAGCGGGAATTTGCGGGAGCTGCATGTTGAGAAAGCGCTTGCGGTGATGGATTTCCATGCGGCCAAAAACATACGGCGCCAACAGCGCATTGTAAAACACATTCCCGGGCTTGCAAGCGAATTGGTGGGGCGCTGCCGATATTTCCAGGTGGAACGTTTGGTCACACAGCACCAGTGCACGCTGCGCCAAAGCAACGATACCTTTTATGTGCTTATGGTTTTAAATGGACAAGGAAAGCTGGGAACAGAAAATACAGAACTCCGGCTGCACAAGGGAAACACGGTGTTTGCACCCGCACGGGAAGGCGTGTTGAAAATCGAGGGACGGCTGGAATTGCTGCTTGTTAAGATTTGA